A genomic region of Lodderomyces elongisporus chromosome 5, complete sequence contains the following coding sequences:
- the SUL2 gene encoding Sulfate permease 2, with protein MSEFIHAVKSITSQNGPESNVPEIYPEFSNEAHSVKRPSQEYHPENVAGHSNYYVPAYDEEEVTVKEWLEHVFAHPLQFIKHYLISLFPIAQWILHYNYKWLYGDLVAGITVGVVLVPQSMSYAQLAGLEPQYGLYSSFVGVFIYSFFATSKDVSIGPVAVMSMQVGKVIAHVQSKFGDQYAAPEIATFLALICGGIATGIGLLRLGFILEFISIPAVMGFMTGSAFNIIAGQVPALMGYNSLVNTRDSTYMVIINTLKNLPHSTVDAAFGLVCLFILYVWKFGTDWAQKRWPRYKMWFFYFQQLRNAVVIIVATAITWGIVHPEKIAYKGDIKNFKGSIKTIGEVPSGLRHVGVMTIPDGIVGAMASEIPVSTVILLLEHIAISKSFGRVNDYKVVPDQEVIAIGVNNLIGTFFNAYPATGSFSRSALKAKCGVRTPLAGIFTGAVVLLALYAFTSSFFYIPKAVLSAVIIHAVSDLLANYKVTWSFWRISPLDCGIFLIAVILTVFVTIEAGIYFAIAASLVVLLWRIALPTGLFLGKVQVAEVVNPVIEQAALSEYEQSSENSSDIEIHQVLSGNSNYRSTDEKKNKENGAFNAQTQDKTSTFALQKTNPHIKFHTRWVPLNKKNINKHINITPPPPGVLVYKPLESFTYPNASRQIDIVSDEAKRLTKRAKPYSSNDTGSRPWNDPGPLKWNLPFLRKYNVPEKHESDTRPVLRIVHFDFSTVSQIDVTSIQALVDLRKALNAYADREVEFHFSGILSPWIRRGLLNAGFGTYEDGLTSSNNYVGIAAGYEDLEEGIDEQYLAAVGTNTPFFHLDIPDYQ; from the coding sequence ATGTCTGAGTTCATTCATGCTGTGAAGTCCATCACTTCACAAAATGGGCCAGAGTCAAATGTGCCTGAAATATATCCAGAGTTTTCCAATGAGGCACACTCTGTTAAGCGACCATCTCAAGAATACCACCCAGAAAATGTTGCTGGACACTCCAACTATTATGTCCCAGCAtatgacgaagaagaagtcaCAGTTAAGGAATGGTTGGAACATGTGTTTGCCCACCCACTTCAGTTTATCAAACACTATTTGATTTCGCTTTTCCCTATTGCTCAGTGGATCTTGCATTACAATTACAAATGGCTATACGGTGACTTGGTTGCCGGTATCACTGTTGGTGTTGTGTTGGTTCCACAATCAATGTCGTATGCTCAGTTGGCTGGTTTAGAACCACAATATGGTTTATACTCTTCGTTTGTTGGTGTGTTTATATACTCCTTTTTTGCCACCAGTAAAGATGTTTCCATTGGTCCTGTTGCCGTTATGTCTATGCAAGTTGGTAAAGTTATTGCTCATGTGCAAAGTAAATTTGGTGATCAATATGCAGCACCTGAAATTGCCACATTCTTGGCTTTGATTTGTGGTGGTATTGCCACCGGTATTGGTCTTTTGAGATTGGGTTTCATCTTGGAGTTCATCTCCATTCCAGCTGTTATGGGATTCATGACCGGTTCTGCCTTCAACATTATTGCTGGTCAGGTGCCTGCGTTGATGGGATACAATAGTTTGGTCAACACAAGAGACTCGACTTATATGGTGATTATCAACACATTGAAGAATTTGCCACACTCTACTGTTGATGCCGCATTTGGCTTGGTCTGTTTGTTTATCTTGTATGTTTGGAAATTCGGTACTGATTGGGCACAAAAGAGATGGCCAAGGTACAAGATGTggttcttttatttccaaCAGTTGAGAAACGCCGTGGTGATTATTGTTGCCACTGCAATCACATGGGGTATTGTGCATCCTGAAAAAATTGCTTACAAGGGCGACattaaaaatttcaaagGTTCCATCAAGACTATTGGTGAGGTTCCTAGTGGGTTGAGACACGTTGGTGTTATGACCATTCCTGATGGTATTGTTGGTGCTATGGCATCTGAGATTCCTGTCTCGACTGTTATCTTGTTATTGGAGCATATTGCCATTTCGAAATCTTTCGGAAGAGTCAACGACTATAAGGTTGTTCCTGATCAAGAAGTTATTGCCATTGGTGTTAATAACTTGATTGGTACTTTTTTCAATGCTTACCCAGCCACTGGTTCCTTTTCCAGATCCGCTTTGAAAGCCAAGTGTGGTGTAAGAACCCCATTGGCTGGTATCTTTACTGGTGCTGTTGTGTTGTTGGCTTTGTACGCATTCACTTCAAGTTTTTTCTACATTCCAAAAGCTGTTTTGTCTGCTGTGATTATCCACGCGGTGTCTGATCTTTTGGCCAACTACAAGGTCACGTGGTCTTTTTGGAGAATTAGTCCACTCGACTGTGGAATCTTTTTGATTGCTGTGATTTTAACTGTGTTTGTTACCATTGAGGCAGGTATCTACTTTGCCATTGCTGCATCCCTTGTGGTTTTGTTATGGAGAATTGCTTTGCCAACTGGTTTATTTTTGGGTAAAGTGCAAGTTGCCGAAGTTGTTAACCCAGTTATCGAACAAGCTGCATTATCAGAGTATGAGCAATCATCCGAAAACTCTTCAGACATTGAGATTCACCAAGTCTTGTCTGGAAACTCAAACTATAGATCCACcgatgaaaagaagaataaggaGAATGGAGCCTTTAACGCACAAACACAGGATAAGACTTCTACATTTGCATTGCAAAAGACCAACCCACATATCAAGTTCCATACCCGTTGGGTTCCattgaacaagaaaaacatcaacaaacaCATCAACATCACACCACCCCCACCTGGTGTCCTTGTTTACAAACCACTTGAATCATTTACATATCCTAATGCCTCGCGACAAATTGATATTGTTTCCGATGAAGCAAAGAGACTTACAAAGAGGGCAAAGCCATACAGCAGTAACGATACTGGATCAAGACCATGGAATGATCCAGGTCCATTGAAATGGAACTTGCCATTCTTGAGGAAATACAATGTTCCAGAGAAGCATGAATCAGACACTCGTCCAGTTTTGAGGATTGTGCACTTTGACTTTTCCACTGTGTCACAAATCGATGTCACATCTATCCAGGCATTGGTTGATTTAAGG